The DNA window GGATTAATCGCCGCTGGTGCTTTATTTAAATGGTTCAAGTCAAAATACGCTATCATTTCGGCACGGGAGAAAATTTCTTGATCGCCATGCGACCAACCTAGTTTAACCAAATAATTTAACACCGCGTCCGCTAAATACCCTTCATCTCGATATTGTAAAATATTAGCCGCACCGGTTCTTTTAGAAAGTTTTTTTCCATCGCCGCCTAGGATCATCGGTAAATGGGCATACACTGGCAAACTAGCCTCTAAAGCCAGTAATATATTGATTTGTCTCGGTGTATTATTCAAATGATCATCGCCGCGAATGACATGAGTAATCTGCATATCACTGTCATCGACGACTACGGTAAAATTATAGGTCGGTGAACCATCACTGCGAGCAATAATTAAATCATCTAATTCACTATTTTGAAAAATAACTTGACCGTGCACTTGATCATCAACGATCACTTCACCCTGTAACGGATTACGAAAACGCACTACATAACGTTGCTGAGGTAATATCGATGTTCTCTCTCGACAATAACCGTCGTAGCGTGGTTTTTGATGTTGGGCAAGTTGTTTTTCTCTTAATTCAGCTAAGCGTTCTTTAGAACAATAGCAACGATATGCCTTACCTTCATTGAGCAATTGTGTTAAAACTTCTTGATAACGGGCTAAACGTTGACTTTGAAAGATGGGACCCTCGTTATAATCTAATCCTAGCCATTCCAAACCTTGTAAAATAACATCAGTTGCCGCCACTGTGGATCGTTCGGTGTCAGTATCTTCAATGCGTAAAATAAATTCACCTTGTTGTTTTTTTGCGAATAACCAAGAATATAATGCCGTTCTAACGCCGCCGATATGCAAATAACCGGTAGGACTGGGTGCAAAACGAGTACGAACTTTCATAAATTAGCCTTTATTTTTATACTCACCCTCATTGGATTTTTAACAAGTGCCGAAACCATGCCGCGATCTCCATCGTTACCTATCCATAAGGAATGCGAATTGAACGGTAACGCAAACAAAAATTCAAGTGCGAAGAGTATATATCAAATAGATTGAAACGGTTTAATATCTCCTCCACCACAGCGAATAATTTCGGGTGTATGGGTGGATAAATCAATGACGGTTGTTGGCTCTAGACCACAAAAACCTCCATCAATCACTAAGTCAACGCGTTTGCCTAAAATATCACAGATGGCTTCGGGTTCTAATAAAGGTAAATCAGAACCCGGTAAAATCAAGGTCGTACTCACTAAGGGTTGATCATTCATTTCCAATAGCGCATGCACTATTTTATTGTCCGGAATTCTTATACCGATCGTTTTACGTTTGACATTGACTAAATAGCGTGGCACATGAGAGGTTACGGGCAATAAAAAAGTGTAAGGACCTGGCGTGTTGGCTTTTATTAAACGAAAAATAGGATTTTCTAACTGAGCAAAGACTGCCATTTCTGAAATATCACGACACAATAAGGTCAGGTAGTGTTGGTCTTTCAACTGACGTATCTGCCTAATCCGTTGTATCCCCTTTTTATTACCTAATTGGCAACCTAAGGCATAAGCTGAGTCGGTAGGATAGACAATCACGCCTTCTTTCATCAAGCTATTGGCTGCTAGCCGTATCAAATGCAACTGAGGATTTTCTGGGTGGATCTTGAGAAACTGACTCACATTACTAACCCTTTCCTAAACAAATCAGACTATTATACATACGCTTCGCACTTGAACTTTTATCGATGTTGCCGCTCAATTCGCAATTCTCATGTAAAATATTGTATACACACAGATTGCCGCATGGCCGCAGCACTTGACAGAAACCTAATTACTGTGAGTATACTAAGGTGTATCGAGTCTCTATTACTTCACCCAATGCGCCTACTTTTCGATTTTTTGCCTATAGTTGCCTTCTTTATCGCTTATAAGTTTTTTGGCATCTATGTCGCAACCGCAGCCGCTATTATTATCAGCTTGTTACAAGTAATCAGTTACTGGATTAAGCACCGTACCGTACCTAGTATACAACTTATTAGCTTAGTCCTCATCCTCTTATTTGGGGGTGGAACCTTGTTATTGCATAATGAATTACTTATTAAATGGAAGCCTACTGCTCTTTACTGGCTACTCGCCTGTGGCGCATTAGTGACACAATATTTTGGCAAAAAACCTTTAATTCAGCATCTGTTAGAAACAAATATTGTCTTACCCGCTCACCTTTGGTCCTCTTTAAATAGAAATTGGATCATCTTTTTCACCTTAATGGGCAGCATTAATTTATGGGTTGCCTATACGTTTGATACGAACACCTGGGTCAATTTTAAGTTATTTGGCTTGTTGGGAATTACTTTTGTCTTTATACTCGTGCAAGCAATTTATTTAGCGCGTTATATTCGATCCGATGAAAAAACATGAAAAATAATAATCCAACACTTGATACAGCCGCCACGATTCGTAAAAAACTCTATCAATCACTCGCACCTACATTTTTAGATGTCATTGATGAAGGCGATCAACACATAGGCCATGCGAACGAAG is part of the Candidatus Rickettsiella isopodorum genome and encodes:
- a CDS encoding L-threonylcarbamoyladenylate synthase, translated to MSQFLKIHPENPQLHLIRLAANSLMKEGVIVYPTDSAYALGCQLGNKKGIQRIRQIRQLKDQHYLTLLCRDISEMAVFAQLENPIFRLIKANTPGPYTFLLPVTSHVPRYLVNVKRKTIGIRIPDNKIVHALLEMNDQPLVSTTLILPGSDLPLLEPEAICDILGKRVDLVIDGGFCGLEPTTVIDLSTHTPEIIRCGGGDIKPFQSI
- the gltX gene encoding glutamate--tRNA ligase — its product is MKVRTRFAPSPTGYLHIGGVRTALYSWLFAKKQQGEFILRIEDTDTERSTVAATDVILQGLEWLGLDYNEGPIFQSQRLARYQEVLTQLLNEGKAYRCYCSKERLAELREKQLAQHQKPRYDGYCRERTSILPQQRYVVRFRNPLQGEVIVDDQVHGQVIFQNSELDDLIIARSDGSPTYNFTVVVDDSDMQITHVIRGDDHLNNTPRQINILLALEASLPVYAHLPMILGGDGKKLSKRTGAANILQYRDEGYLADAVLNYLVKLGWSHGDQEIFSRAEMIAYFDLNHLNKAPAAINPDKLIWLNQHYLKTDDVKKIAELLAKECQRLNIPSDTGPDLTDVVRLQRERVKTLNEMAEKSRYFYLSPTIEKQTLSADRLVLLKILRDRFQSLSVWTDESIHSVLIETGAELSLKMGKVAQPLRYVVTGGSVSPPINATLRVLGKQEVLVRLDRVLN
- a CDS encoding septation protein A, translated to MRLLFDFLPIVAFFIAYKFFGIYVATAAAIIISLLQVISYWIKHRTVPSIQLISLVLILLFGGGTLLLHNELLIKWKPTALYWLLACGALVTQYFGKKPLIQHLLETNIVLPAHLWSSLNRNWIIFFTLMGSINLWVAYTFDTNTWVNFKLFGLLGITFVFILVQAIYLARYIRSDEKT